The segment tatatatatagagagagagagagagagagagagagagagagagagagagagagagagagagagagagagagagagagagagggtgtgtgtgtgtgagtttatgtgtgtgtcgtgttgttCTCCTTCGGTGCATCAGTATGACAGAGATCGTGTGTGGATTGGATACATCTGGATTCGTGAATCAGAATCACTTCACAGGAAAGCCTCACAGCGCCTGAGATGACAGCTCGGGTGTGAAGGAGTGTCTGAGATGCCAGCTCCGGTCGTCCTTGCCACTGTAAAattaaagcaaaagaagaagaaggaaaacaaataaatggcaactggagatggggaaagatatagaaaaaaaagataaagaaaaggggcgAGAGTTTTGATTTGATAAGAAAATGGCCAGGAAGTGACGTCATTAAGTGcctaaatttagaaaaaaaaaatcgtttgtcTTTTACCATTATATGGACTAAATATAAATTCCTCCCTATATAACTATGCATTTCTCATTAGtttagacagacaaaaaataaaaatttcatTAATCCCCCAACTCCCAttctctatgtctgtgtctctctctctctctctctctctctctctctctctctctctctctctctctctctctctctctctctctttccctctctctctctctctctctctctctctctctctctctctctctctctctctctctctctctctctcctctctctctctctctctctctctctctctctctctctctctctctctctctctctctctctctctctctctctctctctctctctctctctctctctctctctctctctctctctctctctctctctctctctctctctctctctctctctctctctctctctctctctctctctctctctctctctctctctctctctctctctctctctctttccccccctctctctctctctctctctctctctctctctctctctctctctctctctctctctctctctttccctctctctctctctctctctctctctctctctctctctctctctctctctctctctctctctctttccctctctctctctctctctctctctctctctctctctctctctctctctctctctctctctctctctctctctctctctctctctctctccctctccctctctctctcattctaatttCCTATTTTCCTCACGTCTCCCCAATGCTATCGATTAATCACCTCGTCAGTTAAGATTCTGACCAAAAATTCCTCAAAAGAAGAATCTCTGGCTTCACTGCAGGTCCGTTTGGGGAGAGCAACCTGGAGGGAGATTACTACCTAGACTTCGTAGTGAAATGAGGTCTTGGAGAAGCATTCGCTAGCTGGATAATAATGAGTCCTAAGTGCGAAATAACGGAAGAACATGTGTTATGACAAGAGGCCTTTCATAATGGGGTGACGGATGAGTGCGTTTTGCAAGGTGCGTGACAAGAGGCAAGAGTGCGAATGCCTTTAAGTGCTGGGCGACAGGTGTCTCTGCGGGAAAAGAAATTTACTGCGGCAAGTATGGCAGATGTTATTGATAATTGGTCACAGATTGAGTCCAAGCAGATGGAGCGAGTTCGGTGATAATGCGTTGCgaagaacaataaaagataatgcaGGTAGCAGGAGAGAAAACAGACGATaactaaatgaaaatgaatacaaTGGGAAGTGCGAGAAGATTCGATGTATCCAAGGACGAATGTATGTCGCTGGGAAGTAGGGTGAAGGAAAAAATGCAGGAGCCCTTGGCGTGGAAGGACCTCGATTACGACGTCCTAACGGGACTTGAGGTTGTTAGGACcagtagggaggagaaaggagtagggcAGGAAAACCAAGAAAGTGGACAGACCGAAATCCGGCTCCGAGCAGGTCCGCGCCGCCATCTACGAGGGAGATGTAGCGATAACAGGCTTGTAACTCAGTCTCCTGTCGCTAGACGAGAGAAGGACTCATGTCGAAAAAAATGCACACTTGCCACCACGCTTAAAGTAAACAAACCTCAAGCAAATAGCCACTTATAACTATATGTAAATCATGATTGTAAATCCATATAGCTGCGTATGTAAGTCTCAAAGTGACGATAGCGAAAAAAAAGTCACTTATGAgcatggaggaggaaaaagtgtaGAAGAGGATCCGGCCGTAGCTTAGGATCGAGGACTAGGAAGCTGAGAAAGCAGGTGTGGCGAGTGCGTGAGGAGCAGGTTTGGCGGCGGCAGAACCAGGTGGGCATCGCAGGGTCTTAACGGCCTGTGTTGTTGCGAATCGCCCAGtcataaaaaggaggaagagaggatgatgagGCGACACTTAAAAGGGCCTGGATACTAGTAGGAAGGACGTCCTCTTCACCCTACCAAACCTTCTTCGTTGGTTGGTTAGAAGCGGTTGGAACAGCCTTCCTCCTGCTGATTTCATGGGGCCTTTATAGTAACTCATCTTCCCTCGTACATATGATTTCCCTTTTTAATTCTCACCGATTCgcttccttactttctcttctctcttcttcttttcccgagTAAATAATCTCTGGGAATCCATCACGAACCCCCACGAGAGGTCTTGGACATGACCCGTGAATCCTCTGCGTTTTCCCTCAACTGTTTTTGCACGCGAGAAAAGGGTCAACACGATGCATATATAATGGCgctttaacctttttttcttcttcttttgggggtttttaaataagggagagaggcagaggattCGTAAGTGTAAAATCATGTACCTACTTTACCCCTATAACGGGCGTGTGGGCGGTTTTGCGGACAATAAGCAGAttgtatgccttttttttttttttttgagagagagagagcgagaggaatggAGTAAGTATCCCACGCTGGTGTCTGTTAAAGGAGTTTCCGTAATATTGCGGTTATTTAATGTACAGCTTTATTATAGGCGTAAAGGCTTCGCTTGATTTCACTTCAGATAAAATGGGTCTTAagatatgcgtacatatacatatacatacatatatacatatgtataaatgcatcatgtgtgtgtgtgtgtgtgtgtgtgtgtgtgtgtgtgtgtgtgtgtgtgtgtgtgtgtgtgtgtgtgtgtgtgtgtatgtgtatagagagagagagcgattgagagatacaaagagtgagagtggtgagtgagagagagagagagggggggggggggaggcagacatacagacaggcagacagaaagagatagagagataggcctgcatgtatgtatatatgtatgatgcattaacacacacgtacgcaccacACACGTCACAAATCACATTCCCTCCCTTTAAGCGACATACTTTGCCATAAAAGCCATGCGTGGATATCACTCTCATGAACGTACAATGTAAAAATAACCTGCAGTGTATTACGAACTAATAGCGTCTCAGCATCACGGGATAGTTGACATCATGAATTATTTTCTCCTGATGTTGGGAAATACATCAAGATTTTATGAACATTTTCACGTCATGGTCAGCAGACTTCAGCTACGAAACCACTTCAGccgtggaagaaaaaaaattcaggtgttatcattatcgtttgttATCAGCCTTCAGTTGCTGAGATTCCcagaacacgttttttttttttttttttttttttttgtatcgtctTATCGCCCTGTTTGTGTGGATCACTTCGTCTGCGGCgccacccttcaccctccccccctcccctaaaaaaaaaaaaaaagatagtaggagatagagataagaataaCGGTAATTGTAATTGGTAGATcaaactgttttttttccttcctaacacacaatatatttttttttctcttacctctctgCCACCCCCtaacatccccccctccttccccccctccacgccTCATTAACTGGATGAAAGCCGCCTATGGTCAGCCGGACCTCCATAGGTAtttagtaagggggggggggggggagggcgaaacaACCTGCGCTACCATATAgaacctgtttttttctttttctttttttttgagagagagggggggaggggggagtgtccGCCTTGAGGTTGCTGAGGAACGTAGGTTGACTGTATCTCTATTTCTAGGCGAATTATCTTCCATGGAGACACCTTTGCTTAGCGACCTTGTTAGCTTtgtttgtgttggggggggggggggggactgcggTCTCTGCGCgcggtttccgtttttttttttttttttttccttttttatttattctattttgttttatttatattttgtccttttccttgttttcttcttcctcctccttttcatcctcctcctcctcctactcctcctcctcctcttccgtttcaccctcctcctcacttttttttcatcccccctcctcctcctcctcctcctcctcatccccatctcatccttttttccctttctccctcttccttcttcttctcttccacctcattCTAATTGCCAGCCACCTTCCTCACCATCATGATCTACGTCATAATTATCtccatcttcttattcttctctagctcctcctcctcctcctcctccttcttcctcgccatcttcttcctcttctttttttacatcttcttacttttgttttccgttttcttttgttttagattttcttacttttgtttttgtttgtttttgttttccgttttcattctcactctcgtccttctcttggttcttttacttctacttcgCATTCTCATTCGATCTTATTCTTCTTagttcgttttctcttccttcttttattattatcattattattattattattattattattattattattattattattatcattattattattattactactgccattattattattattaccattctcctcctccttcttcttcatactcctcctccccttcacccttcccccctactGGTgctgcatcttttttttcttcttcttcttcctcctcctcctccttttcctcttcctcctcttcttcctcttcctcctcctcctctccctcctcttcttcctcttccttcacctcctcctcctccacctcctcctcttcctcctcctcctcttcctcctctttttcttcctcctctttttcttcctcctcctcttccttttcttccccctcttcctcttcctcctcttccttctcctcctcttcctgttcttcctcctcttcctcctcttcttcctgttcttcctcctcttcctcttcctcctcctcttcctgttcttccttctcttcctcttcctcctcctcctcctcttcttcttcctcttccttctctccctcttcctccttctcctcctcctcccttttccccccttcctcttctctttcttcttcttcttctccctcttcctcctcctcctcctctgtgtgCGTGACCGTGTGCTCATAGTTGTAAGAACGTacataattctctttctctttacagcAAATCCACACTTTCCTCCGCAACAGAAATAGCACATAATGTAAAGCTTTGACTGATCTTTATCCTTCGAACCATTTGCGGGgaaaaatattaatgtttttatatcaGGGATTCCTTGGCAatgtctcctcattcttctcaattttctttttccttttcccctcctcctccttcttcttcttcttctttttctttttcttcttcttcttcttcttcaccaccacctcctcctcctcctcctcctcctcctcctcctcctcctcctcttcctcttcctcttcctcttcttcctcgtcctcgtcctcgtcctcgtcctcgtcctcgtcctcgtcctcctcctcctcctcctcctctgtgtatgtgtatgagattgtatatttgtgtgtctgtccgtctgtacgTGCTTGTAAGAACATGCAtaactctctctcattttacagCAAATCCACACTTTATAACGTACCAGAAATAGCACATACCTTGATTGATAACATACTTTCATACTTCGAAACATTTGCGAGGGAAATTATGAATGCCTTAATGTTCGTGACTGTATTTTGTAGATCGATAGCACTAGAGGGTTTCTGATTTATTACTCAGCCACACTGAGGgtcaatctgtgtatatatcattgaggttttaatggaaaatatatgtacaaatctgTTTAAGTCTCTCCTGAAAGGGCTATAGagagtacatatataatttgtatatttcaGCGCAACCTTGAAAACCATTAGggatatagaagagagaaaaggaagaagaaaaagaagaagaggcagagaaaaaaaagaaacaagaggcgGGCAGTTAACCCAAtcacaagaagaagacgaagaggaagaaagaaaagagaaagaagaagaggaggaggaagagaagtaaaagaagtagaagaaaaactagaaaaaaatagaagaaaaaaacacaatcagGGACAAAGGCtaaagaataagaacacgaatgaAAACAAATCCGAGGagacacgagagaaagaaagaaagttataaCCCGCAACATTTACGAGGTCATTAGCTGTGGATTCACGTGTTATTTCTTGCCTCTTTTCCCATGCTATTCCCTGGGCTTCCCGGCGTTAGTTTTTCAACACAAGACTTACCTTGGAATCGCTGCGAGGGATTCACCCGCAGAGCTGACTGGCTGCTGCGGTAATGCTGTTATTctggttattgtgtgtgtgtgtgattttgtgtgtatgtgtgggtagatgtttatctgtctgcctgtatagATTGATACGTaaaggtaggaaaggaggaggggagggagggagggagggaggtagataggcagagagagaaagagagagagagagagagagagagagagaagagaaagagagggaggcgagaaggagagggaggggaaagggaagagagagagagagacacatgcaagtttaaaaaaaaataagcatgacCTCGCTCTCAAACGCCCTTTTCACATATGTTTGTCACTAGAGGTGTAATAATATAACCTGATTGTCGTAGGGAGAGCTATTGGatcaataaaacacaaaacacctaCCTCTTCCAACACCCGATAATCGCCTTCTGGCCTTATCTCTGCCTGTGGGTTTTAGGGTGTGGGCCGCCATACAGCTGCTGCTTACTTGccttattatatgtgtgtatatatatgtatatgtataagtatatatacatatgtgtgtgtgtgtgagtgtgtgtgtttgtcagtctctttgtatgtgtatgtgtttatatatatatatatatatatatatatatatatatatatatatatatacatatatatagctatcgatctatccatctataaatataaatataattatatatatacatatatatacatatatatatatacacacatctacaacaacaaaaatggaaaaacaTTTCCCCGGAAGGACCTAAACGCCATGTTGAGCGGAAGCCACAGCCGTCCAGCAGGCGAGTTCGCTGCCTTGAAGACTCACCCACTTTCTTCGGCGAGTTTAAGGTCCTTCGGGATACTCTTTACGGCTCTCAAGGGTGGTCGGCGAGCGGGTCCTCCTTCCTGCAGGGTCAGTTACGTGACCTGGGGGTTGAGGTGCATGCGGAGAGGCGAGTTTTGGTGCGGGTGAGCGACTTGAAACTCAGGAATGCAAATTGTGACTTGGGGGGGTGTGACTTGTGACTTGGGAATCCAACCTGTGACTCGGGAATGCAACTTGTGACTTGGGAATCCAACCTGTGACTCGGGAATGCAATTTGTGACTTGGGAATCCAACCTGTGACTCGGGAATGCAACTTGTGACTTGGGAATCCAACCCGTGACTCGGGAATGCAACTTGTGACTTGGGAATCCAACCCGTGACTCGGGAATGCAATTTGTGACTTGGGAATCCAACCCGTGACTCGGGAATGCAACTTGTGACTTGGGAATCCAACCTGTGACTCGGGAATGCAACTTGTGACTTGGGAATCCAACCCGTGACTCGGGAATGCAACTTGTGACTTGGGAATCCAACCCGTGACTCGGGAATGCAACTTGTGACTTGGGAATCCAACCCGTGACTCGGGAATGCAACTTGTGACTTGGGAATCCAACCTGTGACTCGAGAATGCAACTTGTGACTCGAGAATGCAACTTGTGACTCGGGAATGCAACTTGTGACTCGGGAATCCAACCTGTGACTCGGGAACGCGACCTATGACTCGGAACCTGTCACTCGGAATGGGAATCTGTGACTCGGAAATATGACTTAGGACTTCAAAGTTCTGATCTGAAAGCGCGACTCGAATCTTACAAGTCACGGATAATGTTACGGCGTGTTAGTCGGTGCGTGAGTCTTTTCAACCTCCGTGAGTCGGTGACCGGCAACGGCTGTTCGGTAACGggagaaaaacagaacaaaacatgtATTTCTCGCCTGTGGCCCATTTCTGATGCTTTCTTTTCGTGTGTCTTTATTTcgactatttttgtttttttgttttgtttttgtttattttgtgcgtTGAAAATAAGGTTATTATGTGTTATCtcatatctgtttattcatcttgtttgttttatcttgtttgtttgtttaagtgcaTTTAAAATTAAGGTTTTATGGATGTATCTCATCGCTCATATCCATTCATTAAAAATCTAATTGCAACAGATATGTTAAGCTCTCATTAGTgatcatataatcatatttagTCTAATTTTCATCTCTACAAACCAATTGATATAACCTGTATTCGAAAACTGACACAGCAtcaaaaataaactaataaatgtataaataaataaacatgctagtcattaaataagtaaatagacaaacaattacaaaaacaaataaataaacaagcagccaatgaactgaataaatgaagaaataagccaataaatacaaattaacacaGGAACCAAGCGAGCGGAAACCAGCACAGGAGAGGTGGGCGGACGAGCGCGtctgaaggcagagagagagagacagctgtgACTTCCATCAGTGTACAGCGTTTCACAAATGTCCCTCGATCGCAACGCGGGTTttctacgcacgcacgcacgccaccTTCCTCGCCCGTTTCCGAACTCGTTTCACTCGTCCACGGAGCGACGGAGGTGGAGGAATCAGCGTGCGAAACGAGTAAAAGTTCGTCCGGCATTTAAAGGAGTCATTTCTACTGGGATGGAGTGTCTTGCAAGAGCTGGCAACCTCCGAGCCAGCTGTTTCTGTCAGTGCCTATTATCTCGCGACGCATATGTGGCACTGCTAATGTTCTCACCTGCCTCTGACGCGAGATTTTGGCATCAGTATGTACTATTACTCTCCTAAAAGTGATGTATtagtataatctatatctatattgtttGTTTACCGTAAGTGTGAAAATCTTGTGTACACAAAAATTGTGTATATAAGGatcatgtgtttgagtgtgtgactgATGCTATGTGCGCGTAGATGCATCCGTtcacgcatgtatacatgtgtgaatgaatgtatagaTTTCCACGCACTCATTCACATTTGTATGCGTACATATCATGCGCAGTGTGTGTGcccgtatgtagatatatatgagatatatgcatatgcagacagacagacatttaaatGCGAGGCCAAGCACGTTCTTCTGCTCTTCTGCTGAGATAATGGATTGGTGTATTAAAATTTTGTttgcctacctatctctctgtctcattgtTTAGATATGTTtaatctcccaccctctctctctctctctctctctctctctctctctctctctctctctacctctctctctctctctctctctctccctccctccctccctccctccctccctctccctccctctccctccctccctctccctccctccctccctccatcctccctccccctccccctcccccctctccctctctctctctctctctctctctctctctctctctctctctctctctctctccctccctccctccctccctccctccctccctccctctccctccctctccctccctccctccatccctccccctccccccctctccctctctctctctctctccctctctctctctctctctctctctccctccctcactctccctctccctctccctctccctctctctctctctctctctctctctctctctctctctctctctctctctctctctctctctccctctccctctccctctctccatttccctctccccctcgccccctcgccctctctccctctcttcatctcttcgtctcttcctctcttcctctctccctgccttccttcctttctccatccttctccctctctataatTCCATCTCTTTCTACctcgcctcctcctactccctctccctctccctctccctttccctctccctctccatctccctctccctctccctctcccttccctcaaacacaaacacacacacacacacacacacacacacacacacacacacacacacacacacacacacacacacacacacacacacgcacacatgtttacAGACACGTACACAATCTGGTATTTCCTTTACGCTTGCAGACGCGAGGGAAGTAAATCGCCCGCCAGACATCGACTCGTGAATGCGCTTCTTCCccgtcttttgttttcattttattgcgCCGTTGTCTTTTCTTCGGTTTTGTctgtatagttgtgtgtgtgtgtgtgtgtgtgtgtg is part of the Penaeus chinensis breed Huanghai No. 1 chromosome 35, ASM1920278v2, whole genome shotgun sequence genome and harbors:
- the LOC125044119 gene encoding uncharacterized protein DDB_G0271670-like, with amino-acid sequence MPLSAGRQVSLREKKFTAASMADVIDNWSQIESKQMERVRFDVSKDECMSLGSRVKEKMQEPLAWKDLDYDVLTGLEVVRTSELSSMETPLLSDLSSSFSSSSSSYSSSSSSVSPSSSLFFHPPSSSSSSSSGAASFFSSSSSSSSSFSSSSSSSSSSSSSPSSSSSSFTSSSSTSSSSSSSSSSSFSSSSFSSSSSSFSSPSSSSSSSFSSSSCSSSSSSSSSCSSSSSSSSSSSCSSFSSSSSSSSSSSSSSFSPSSSFSSSSLFPPSSSLSSSSSPSSSSSSSATSSSSSSSSSSSSSSSSSSSSSSSSSSSSSSSSSSSSSSSSSSSVYVYEIVYLCVCPSVRAYR